A genomic window from Alkalihalobacillus sp. AL-G includes:
- a CDS encoding nucleoside-diphosphate sugar epimerase/dehydratase, producing the protein MNSKYRLGVLLVVDSLIVICSIYISHFFINPSLLPNQIVVVSSISLLISHYIFSYFTKFYGRAWRYASIEELTNIVKVVSCSILIVMAEQLIIYGTVYERALFITWMLHIILIGGVRFSWRIYRDNKNKHSTKKKAGKKTLIIGAGSAGRMLARQLKESNNTNLVPVAFVDDDLNLKNLLISGLPVEGPIDKLKEISNKRNVEHIIIAIPSLTQKRLNEVITQAKLVCKDVQILPMIEDLVLGKVKITNIKDVSIEDLLGRNPVELDINSIDEKVRGKTILVTGAGGSIGSELCRQISRFKPKNLVLLGHGEFSIYTIEKELLSSFTDINFKTEIVDVQDRNKMFQIVENYKPSFIFHAAAHKHVPLMERNPEEAVKNNVLGTKNVAEAADAAGVDTFVMISTDKAVNPTSVMGATKRIAEMFIQDIDQRSETRFVAVRFGNVLGSRGSVIPLFKEQIKKGGPVTVTHPEMVRYFMTIPEASRLVIQAGALARGGEIFVLDMGAPVKIFDLARNLIKLSGYSLDDIKIEFTGMRPGEKLYEELLGDNEIHKKQVYPKIYIGKSAFFTNDSINNFLNEFMNQRFEEETLKKVLLDISNNKNSFNHLSVVNK; encoded by the coding sequence ATGAACAGTAAATACAGATTAGGTGTATTGTTGGTAGTTGATTCGTTAATAGTAATATGTTCTATTTATATTTCGCATTTTTTCATAAACCCTAGTTTATTACCGAATCAGATTGTCGTAGTCAGTTCAATTTCACTATTAATCAGTCACTATATTTTTTCGTACTTTACCAAATTTTATGGCCGTGCATGGAGATATGCGAGTATTGAAGAATTAACCAACATTGTTAAGGTTGTCTCTTGTTCTATTTTAATTGTGATGGCAGAACAATTAATTATATATGGAACAGTCTACGAACGAGCTCTATTTATAACTTGGATGCTTCATATAATCCTTATAGGTGGAGTGCGATTCTCATGGAGAATATACCGGGATAACAAAAATAAACATTCTACTAAGAAAAAAGCTGGTAAGAAGACTCTTATTATTGGAGCGGGCTCTGCTGGACGTATGTTAGCGAGACAGCTGAAAGAGAGTAATAATACGAATTTAGTACCTGTAGCATTTGTTGACGATGATCTGAACTTAAAGAATTTACTTATCTCAGGTCTTCCGGTTGAAGGACCTATTGACAAGTTAAAAGAAATTTCCAATAAAAGAAACGTTGAACATATTATTATTGCAATTCCTTCATTAACGCAAAAAAGACTAAATGAAGTCATCACACAAGCAAAGTTAGTTTGTAAGGATGTCCAAATATTACCAATGATAGAAGACTTAGTCCTTGGTAAGGTAAAAATAACCAATATTAAAGACGTATCTATTGAGGATTTACTAGGCAGAAATCCAGTTGAACTAGATATTAATAGTATAGATGAGAAAGTTCGTGGTAAAACAATCTTAGTTACAGGTGCTGGAGGTTCTATTGGATCAGAGTTATGTAGGCAAATTTCCAGGTTTAAACCTAAGAATTTAGTGTTATTAGGTCATGGTGAATTCAGTATATACACTATAGAGAAAGAACTATTAAGTTCCTTTACAGATATCAATTTCAAAACCGAAATTGTAGACGTACAAGACCGTAACAAAATGTTTCAAATTGTAGAAAACTATAAACCCTCTTTTATATTTCATGCTGCTGCCCATAAACATGTTCCTTTAATGGAACGCAATCCAGAAGAAGCAGTTAAGAATAATGTATTAGGAACTAAAAATGTTGCTGAAGCTGCGGATGCTGCAGGTGTCGATACCTTTGTGATGATTTCTACAGACAAAGCAGTGAACCCTACCAGTGTAATGGGGGCAACTAAACGTATAGCTGAAATGTTTATTCAAGATATCGATCAGAGAAGTGAAACCCGTTTTGTTGCAGTTAGGTTTGGAAATGTGTTAGGAAGTCGCGGGAGTGTTATACCTTTATTTAAAGAACAGATTAAAAAAGGCGGTCCAGTGACTGTAACCCATCCTGAAATGGTGAGATATTTTATGACAATCCCCGAGGCTAGCAGGCTAGTGATACAAGCTGGAGCACTTGCTAGAGGTGGTGAGATTTTTGTGCTGGATATGGGTGCCCCTGTTAAAATTTTTGATTTAGCAAGGAATTTAATAAAACTGAGTGGCTATTCGTTAGATGACATTAAAATAGAATTCACTGGAATGCGACCAGGCGAAAAGTTATATGAAGAATTACTTGGCGATAATGAGATTCATAAAAAACAGGTATACCCCAAAATATATATTGGAAAATCGGCTTTTTTTACAAACGACTCAATTAATAACTTTTTAAATGAATTTATGAATCAAAGATTCGAAGAAGAAACATTAAAAAAGGTATTATTAGACATATCAAATAATAAAAATTCATTTAACCATTTATCAGTAGTAAACAAATAG
- a CDS encoding LytR family transcriptional regulator: protein MNSRIQRKKNKGSLKKMFKMIILFFCLILIGTAGYAFYLYDSVKETAGEMHEPLSDPSEKPSIKGSGKGPISILLMGVDERPGDRGRSDTMIVITVNPNEDSMYMFNIPRDTRTEIIGKNKQDKINHAYAFGGTEMAVKTVENFLDIPIHYYIKVNMESFKDIVNAVGGVNVNNKFAFNQNGFNFNKGELHLNGDKALAYSRMRKRDPKGDLGRNARQQQVIKAVINEGAKVSSITKFDNVLDVLSENVRTNMTFKEMKSIQANYKNARKDINSFEVQGQGQRINSIYYYIVSEQERNKLSNKLKEHLEIS, encoded by the coding sequence ATGAATTCAAGGATTCAACGTAAAAAGAACAAAGGTTCCCTTAAGAAAATGTTCAAAATGATTATTCTATTTTTTTGTCTGATTTTAATAGGAACTGCTGGATATGCATTTTATCTATATGATTCTGTGAAAGAAACTGCAGGTGAAATGCACGAGCCATTATCAGACCCTTCAGAAAAACCATCAATTAAGGGTAGTGGAAAGGGACCAATCTCAATTCTCTTAATGGGTGTCGATGAACGGCCTGGTGACCGTGGTAGGTCTGACACTATGATAGTAATTACTGTAAATCCAAATGAGGATTCTATGTATATGTTTAATATCCCACGAGACACACGTACTGAAATTATTGGTAAGAACAAACAGGATAAGATAAACCATGCATATGCCTTTGGCGGGACAGAGATGGCAGTTAAAACCGTCGAGAATTTCCTTGATATTCCTATTCACTATTATATAAAAGTAAATATGGAATCCTTTAAGGATATTGTTAATGCAGTTGGTGGCGTGAATGTTAACAATAAATTTGCATTCAACCAAAATGGCTTTAACTTTAATAAGGGAGAACTCCACCTTAATGGTGACAAAGCACTTGCGTATTCAAGAATGAGGAAACGAGATCCAAAAGGTGATTTAGGAAGAAATGCAAGGCAACAACAGGTGATCAAAGCTGTAATTAATGAAGGAGCAAAAGTCTCTTCGATTACGAAGTTTGATAATGTGCTAGATGTACTTAGTGAGAACGTAAGAACCAACATGACTTTTAAAGAAATGAAGTCGATTCAAGCAAATTACAAGAACGCACGAAAAGATATCAATAGTTTTGAAGTTCAAGGACAAGGTCAAAGAATAAACAGTATCTATTATTATATAGTTTCAGAACAAGAAAGAAATAAATTGTCAAACAAACTTAAGGAACATTTAGAAATTAGTTAA
- a CDS encoding cell wall-binding repeat-containing protein, with product MIKRVLGNGLLALVLLFSVFSFPTQSSAANENPPYHVINQYLTEAALEYDIPPEVVKAVAFEESAWTQFNDDGTPYISGDGGIGIMQVTSTQGYDNYLLKNNIQYNINAGVEILNEKMTYTGADIPKVNDGDRDVIENWYFAVMAYNGIVQENRPVLKATGAVNEDAYQFKVFNNIQLYNNDLDLADFTFEISDFGDGTNGALTFTKMHFTTDVEGTVSKHYFNEKSLLKIDIPTNMRKDSTTKSEVVTSLNTTELEIVETRGSFVYDNSHEYSNRGTLWDNHYVWYPVEASNGKDGYLASGTVEKIGQRLSGLKRYNTAVEISKEGWPTGAKTVVLTRGYEFPDALAGTPLAYKLDAPILLTDNEELTNVTKQEIERLGATKVVILGSTNAISKAVENEVDAMASVSVQRIGGEDRYETAKLIAEELGSTNGKAIVAYGLNFPDALAIAPYAAKNEIPILLTRTDRVPQYTEDALEGKTDKLVVGGPVVINDSVVNQLDATRIAGEDRYETAAKIIEELDLDSNEVFLTNGFNFADALTGSVLAAKRGAPLLLVRQNRIPAFTHQSIFRNKMDYFTVLGGPVAVNIQSELGLYFD from the coding sequence ATGATTAAAAGAGTACTAGGAAATGGGTTGCTAGCGTTAGTGTTATTATTTTCAGTGTTCTCATTTCCAACACAATCAAGTGCAGCAAATGAGAACCCGCCGTATCACGTGATCAACCAGTACTTAACAGAAGCCGCATTAGAGTATGACATTCCACCAGAGGTTGTAAAAGCAGTTGCATTCGAAGAGAGTGCTTGGACACAGTTCAATGACGATGGAACACCGTACATTTCTGGTGACGGTGGCATCGGGATCATGCAGGTTACTTCGACACAAGGTTATGACAACTATCTTTTAAAAAATAACATCCAATACAACATCAACGCCGGTGTAGAAATTTTGAATGAAAAGATGACCTACACAGGTGCTGACATACCTAAAGTCAACGATGGAGATCGTGACGTTATTGAAAATTGGTACTTTGCAGTAATGGCCTATAACGGCATCGTTCAGGAAAACCGTCCAGTGTTAAAAGCTACTGGAGCGGTCAATGAAGATGCTTACCAATTTAAGGTGTTTAATAATATTCAGCTTTACAATAATGACTTGGACTTAGCTGACTTCACCTTTGAAATATCCGATTTTGGAGACGGTACAAATGGAGCGCTAACCTTTACCAAAATGCATTTTACAACAGACGTTGAAGGAACCGTATCGAAACATTATTTCAATGAAAAATCATTACTGAAAATCGACATCCCGACAAACATGAGAAAAGATAGTACAACGAAATCTGAAGTCGTCACCAGTTTAAATACGACTGAATTAGAGATTGTCGAAACAAGAGGAAGCTTTGTATACGACAATTCACATGAATACTCCAATAGAGGGACGCTTTGGGATAATCACTATGTATGGTACCCAGTAGAAGCTAGTAATGGTAAAGATGGTTACCTTGCTTCAGGAACCGTTGAGAAAATAGGTCAAAGGCTCTCAGGGTTGAAGCGCTATAATACAGCAGTAGAAATTTCTAAAGAGGGTTGGCCAACCGGAGCCAAAACGGTTGTATTAACGAGAGGGTATGAATTCCCTGATGCTTTGGCCGGGACTCCGCTTGCATATAAGCTTGATGCACCAATTTTGTTAACCGATAATGAGGAACTAACGAATGTAACAAAACAAGAGATTGAAAGATTAGGAGCAACCAAGGTTGTTATTTTAGGAAGTACGAACGCCATAAGTAAAGCTGTTGAAAATGAAGTAGACGCAATGGCGAGTGTTTCCGTCCAGCGTATTGGCGGAGAAGACCGATACGAAACAGCAAAATTGATCGCAGAGGAATTGGGCTCAACAAATGGGAAGGCGATTGTAGCCTATGGGCTTAATTTCCCAGATGCATTAGCAATTGCACCTTATGCAGCAAAAAATGAAATCCCAATTTTATTAACTCGTACGGATCGAGTACCTCAATACACTGAAGATGCATTGGAAGGTAAAACAGACAAACTTGTCGTTGGGGGGCCAGTCGTCATCAACGATTCAGTGGTCAACCAATTGGACGCAACTCGAATTGCAGGAGAAGACCGATATGAGACAGCAGCAAAGATCATTGAAGAATTGGATCTTGACTCAAATGAAGTGTTCCTGACCAATGGATTCAACTTTGCCGATGCATTGACCGGTTCAGTTCTAGCAGCGAAACGTGGAGCACCATTGTTACTCGTTCGTCAAAACAGAATCCCAGCCTTCACACACCAAAGCATTTTTAGGAACAAGATGGATTACTTTACAGTACTTGGTGGACCGGTAGCAGTGAATATACAATCTGAATTAGGATTATATTTCGACTAA
- a CDS encoding cell wall-binding repeat-containing protein: MYRIILSFLMITGLLVSTQNYTYAAGDSQATGDSESINQSIPTLRISGPNRYDTNLAFSSIVCDGCLESVILASGENFPDALSGSVLTKTLQGSILLVEDNEQVLKKMITEAKRILKPDGEVYYLGGPSAISPNVISEFEKHFSVTGIFGKDRTATSLKIASMVDIPPTEVFLVYGGNFADALSIAPVSEKNQIPVLLNNDKETLDPRIEKWLNENSVKDVTIVGGESVVSTKIEKHLEGKGLAVTRIAGKNRFETSLKIAESYYPPEYTQHAALANGYSFADALSGSVFSGEFDIPILLSYKDHLPDGYVPYLNKKDRIYFYGGEAVIYRDILKNGN; the protein is encoded by the coding sequence ATGTACAGAATTATTTTATCATTTTTAATGATAACTGGATTACTTGTATCAACTCAAAATTATACTTATGCAGCTGGTGATAGCCAAGCTACAGGAGATAGTGAATCTATAAATCAATCTATACCTACATTACGAATTTCAGGTCCGAACCGTTATGATACTAATTTAGCATTCTCTTCGATCGTCTGTGATGGGTGTCTTGAGTCTGTCATTTTAGCATCTGGTGAAAACTTCCCTGACGCATTATCTGGGTCTGTTTTAACCAAAACGTTACAGGGATCGATTCTCCTTGTTGAGGATAATGAACAGGTTCTTAAAAAAATGATAACTGAAGCAAAGCGGATATTAAAACCTGACGGAGAAGTTTATTACTTAGGTGGACCCAGTGCAATCTCCCCTAACGTTATAAGTGAATTTGAAAAGCACTTTTCGGTTACAGGTATTTTTGGGAAAGACCGAACAGCTACCTCATTAAAAATTGCCAGTATGGTAGATATCCCTCCTACTGAAGTGTTCTTAGTATACGGAGGAAACTTTGCTGACGCACTTTCCATTGCTCCAGTTTCTGAGAAAAATCAGATTCCAGTACTCCTAAACAATGATAAGGAAACATTGGATCCTAGAATTGAAAAATGGCTGAATGAAAATTCTGTTAAAGATGTCACAATTGTCGGTGGAGAAAGTGTTGTATCAACTAAAATTGAAAAGCATTTGGAGGGGAAAGGTTTGGCCGTCACTCGAATTGCCGGTAAAAATCGCTTTGAAACCTCATTAAAAATTGCGGAATCCTATTATCCTCCTGAATATACACAGCATGCAGCACTTGCAAATGGTTACAGCTTTGCTGATGCCTTGAGCGGATCTGTATTTTCCGGAGAATTTGATATCCCTATTCTGTTATCTTACAAAGACCACCTTCCTGATGGGTACGTACCCTATTTGAACAAAAAGGATCGGATATACTTTTACGGCGGAGAAGCAGTAATCTACCGTGATATATTGAAAAATGGTAATTGA
- a CDS encoding VanZ family protein, which translates to MKKFLKYWMPVIIWAGIIFYASSQPYEEQDLKPFLSDEIPLGWVETYFGDVSFHYAGEEVSVDHLGKASFVEFFIRKGAHVTVYLVLAFLLYRALYNTSSTSTYTARLAIGLGILYAASDEYHQSFTVNRSPHIEDVLLDTVGIIIGTLLAKFTYSRM; encoded by the coding sequence ATGAAAAAATTCCTAAAGTACTGGATGCCGGTCATTATCTGGGCAGGTATCATTTTTTATGCTTCCTCTCAGCCATATGAGGAACAAGATCTCAAACCCTTTCTATCTGATGAGATTCCTTTAGGGTGGGTTGAAACGTATTTTGGAGATGTATCCTTTCATTATGCTGGGGAAGAGGTAAGTGTCGATCACCTCGGGAAGGCGAGCTTTGTTGAATTTTTCATTCGGAAGGGCGCGCATGTTACAGTTTATCTCGTATTAGCTTTTTTATTATATCGAGCATTGTATAATACATCTTCCACCTCGACGTATACTGCAAGGCTAGCAATTGGACTCGGAATTCTTTATGCTGCTTCCGATGAGTACCATCAGAGCTTCACAGTAAATCGGTCCCCACATATAGAAGATGTACTTCTCGATACTGTCGGCATTATCATCGGTACTTTACTTGCCAAGTTTACTTATAGTCGAATGTAA
- a CDS encoding DUF4870 domain-containing protein — protein sequence MNYNEENLTKEEKNWGMFAHLLGFAGYLTFALGFVLGPLVVWLMKRNESKYVDYHGKEALNFQISFMIYAFIASLLIFVLIGFVLLPIVTILHIVFTIIGTMRASEGNYYRYPMTIRFMK from the coding sequence TTGAATTATAATGAAGAGAATTTAACAAAGGAAGAAAAGAATTGGGGAATGTTTGCGCACCTGCTCGGGTTTGCTGGCTATCTCACGTTCGCATTAGGCTTCGTACTCGGACCGCTTGTCGTTTGGCTGATGAAGAGGAATGAGTCCAAATATGTGGATTATCACGGGAAAGAAGCGCTTAACTTTCAAATCAGCTTTATGATTTACGCATTTATCGCCAGTCTGCTTATTTTTGTACTGATTGGATTCGTCTTGCTACCGATCGTTACGATCCTTCATATTGTGTTTACGATCATTGGGACGATGCGTGCGAGTGAAGGCAACTATTACCGCTATCCGATGACCATTCGTTTTATGAAATAA